A segment of the Elaeis guineensis isolate ETL-2024a chromosome 6, EG11, whole genome shotgun sequence genome:
GTAATTGGTCCAAGATTACCCCAACTACAGAAGAATAGAGAGAAAGACAAACATACAATTACTAAATTATGGCATGGTGGATAAGGTGGAGGAGAACTTTTGGAGTGTTATGAACTCTTGTACTTAAGACATCAAGAGAAATTCTTATGACAATAACATTTAGTTTGGATTAGTATATTGAGCAATAGATCATGCAGATGAGAATAAGAGGTGGATAAGATCAATAAGTTTAGAAATGATTGCATAAACAGAAATGCATGTGCTGTAGCATCTAAAGATAAAGTTGTGGAGCAACACCCGCAATCTTGGTACTATGTACGGTATTAGTACCTACTAGTACACGACATAGTATGATATTCGCCCCATACTGAAATAGCTCTATAATCACTTTCTCAATTTTCATCTTGGTACACCTCAATATAGATTGATACGCTCTCATATAGGTCAGTATGCAACTCAGTACATCTTAGAACAAGTCAGTAAGCCTTGATATGGGGCGGTATGTCTCGATATGGGGTAATATGAGGCTTGTACTGACTTGAAGTTGAGTTTCACACCAATTTTCTCCCGGTATGGTACGGTATGCCTCATAACGGACTATATGGGATGGTACAACAGACCATATTTTGGAGAATTAAATGTGGTGATATATTCAACAAAAATATGAGTAAGATGGGTGCTTAGGTTAATGTTCAAAGGTCGTAGATGAGAAGAGGAAGGCTACAATTACGTAGATGAAATTGTGAAAATGGGTTAGAAAAAATCTTAAGCTTGCAAGAAGAGTAGTACTTTACAACTAAATTTTGACATGGATTTGCATGGAGCAGTTTAGTGGAAAAAGAAAAATACTTGCTGCTATGTGTATATGGATGCGCATTGACataatttatatatttgtatGATGCATGTCATCGTCTAACTGCCAAccaagattgatatcttgcacctCAATAGAATATGTGCTACAATCTTGATATGCATGCTGTATGTACATAAACAATAAGGATGGATGGCAACCTACACAAGAGCAATGTCCATCTGTTTCACACTGAAACCGTCCTGATCACAACTCAAATTGAAAACCTTACCTTCTGAATAATTATAGATATACTCCAAAAGTTATCTAAACATGTGTAAAAACACAAGTTAGTTGACTTTTATCAAACAAGGATAGAGAAACAGAGGACTCATGGTTCAGTTTTCCTATCATTACACTTCTCCACAACTGAAATTAAATACTTGCATATCCTCAACCATTCCTTAATCAATATAGACTCCATGATTATTACTGATCAAATAAGAAGCTTCAGATTATCTGCAAAAGGGTTTTCACCAAAGAAATGTAAGTGAAAGTTTGAAGTGATATTGAGATCATGGAGTTGTCTCTAACTCTCTAACTGCCTGGTATAGGAATTTTATCCGAGTGACCTGGATCCTGGTGTGCCCAATAGGCTGGGTGCAAATGTCATTTATTAAAGTAATGCCATTATCTGAAAAGGGCAGCAAAAGAGCATGGGCTCGAGAATAGGTGGATCCAAGACCAATTGACATTACTCTCACCATTGTAGCGTCGATTCCTGCTGTGAAGTAGTGAGGAAAATCATTTTGTAGATAAGGATAGGTCGAAGCATCATTTCAGAGAGCAACTAAATCAAAGTATTAAGCCAATTATTAGTATTCGGATAGCTATTTAACAACACACCAAACACATGGATCCAGGGAGGAGGGTTAGCACATGTCTATATTTAGGTGTAAAAGGGTAATGGAAATATACGGTTTTTGACTTGTCAAAGTTTGACAAATGGATAATCCAAATTTTTTTCCATGTTTTTCCAACAAAGTTTAACTTAAGGGTGCTTTCACACAATAATCAAATTTCTTAGGGGTGCTCAAACTATAGATGAGAGAAGACTTTCTTCTTAATAATGAGATTTATAGATGAGAGAACACAAATTAAATGCACCAAGTAAATTACTAATTTATACAAAACATGTATAAGCTCATATAGCTACTTTTTCAAATGAGTTTTTAAAGCCTCCATTTAATTCCATCAGAGTTTGTTTAAATTTCTGATATAGCTTGTAGAAGAGAATATTTAACCAAAAAAACACTTAGCTCATGTACTAGGGTTAGACAAAATTTTCATATTAGTTAAATTTCCATTCGTTATGGTTAGTTTACTGGAACATAATCTCGGAGAGCCAAATTCAGAGGGTGGTGACAAGAAGAGGATGCAACATTTTCTAAATTGAATTTTTGGTAGTGCAGATAGAAAGGAAAAAATGAGATGGCAAACGAATTGAAACATTACCTCTTTCACCCAGTAATGGTATGTGTCTCTTATGTTTGTCTTCCTCCATGCATTTAAGTCAAATATATTCATCCCATATGCCCATGCACACTCATGAGGGTCCAAATTATTGGCTACGAGAGGATGGGAGAAGTTAAAATATGTCTTGAAGCGCTTAGACATCACCCATCTATCTTCACCTTTGCAAGTTTCTACAGCCCCATTTACCTTTCCAGAAAGATCAATCTCCCACAATGGTGATAAATCATGCTGAATAACGACATCATCATCCAGAAATACCACCTTATTGAGGTTCGGGAAAAGCTGTTTGCACATATCACAAAGCTCTTGTTATCACCATATGCAACTAAAATGACTCAATGTTTAAGAAACAAAGTTTTCAAAGCAAAATAAAGAATATAGAATTTGTGATTTAGAGACAAAACTCAGATATTATACAATATTTAGGATTTTTCTGTTCAAAATCCCCAAAGCTTATTAATCTAGCCAGATTGCATGGTGAGTTAGACAAACAAATTTTCTAAATTTTGTTTCCTGAGTAAAATTTTTGTCATGTTAACCTAAATAAAAAATGACTGAGTGACTGAAAGATATGAACCCATATTCTGTATCAGTTTACCTTTTCTCATAACAATTCTTCCTGTTTCTTCTCTCAACTGGTTCTTCCTACACTTTTGCTTAACTTATCCCAATTCTTTCTTCTACTTACCATTCAGATTAAAAATCTATCTGGTCTAAGCATCTATTCATtacaatttaattttaatatacattAAATGCATTTCTTCAACatcttttgaaattaaaatttcaaattgttATCCAAACCTGAATCTGGTCGGCACAATAGAAGAGGTATCACAGCAAAAAGACACTAACAATGTATGTTGATCCATTTACCTCAGGCAGGTATATGCGGAGATGATTGAGCAGGGAAATGTACTTTGGACTCCTGGCCTGCAGTTTTGAAGCAAAAAACCTTGGGTTTTCACTTGCATTGCTAGCCACCATGTGCTTTCCATGATAGTGATTTCTGACACCTTGATGATTTTCTATAGCCTCAAGGACTGGTACATTCTCTCTTGTCAACCAATCAAATTGGTGAACACCTTTCACCTCAACAATGGCAGGGGACACAGGATTCAAAGCAAACCATGAATGCATACCCGGATAAGTCTTCTTGTCAGTGATAACATGGAAGACTACCTTTTCAGGTTTTAAAGAAGATCTCACAGCTGAGGTGACCACAACAGAGGCTGCAAGAATGTTATCAGTAGCTACAATGAAATGGTAATAAGAGTTATCTGAGAGCAAAGGTAGAAACTCAGGGGGAGGCAATTGTTTCCGGGCATGAGCATTGGATGAATACTCATCAGTCAAACGCAAGGAGAGACAATAAAGGCCTTTCGGAATAGCAGTTGCTGCAAAATGTTTGTGCAACTGTTCTGCCAGCCTTGATCTTTTTACCTCCCTATCCATATTTTCCATCTGCATGAGTCAGAAAAAACAATAGTTCTTAGAAGATTAGAAGATTAACTAAAATAATTGAGCATAACAGGATACACCACATACATGATAATTGAATGTAAGAGTTTTATAAACTAATATCATATCAAAAATGGAGAGATATGATCCAGACCTTATTATTAGGGCCACAAATAAAATGGCTATATGCTGAAATATACATAAGTACATACATAACATACATACTTAAATAGCAACTTAACAATTTTGAATTAGCAATATATCAAGCTACAAATGAAATAAGTCACtttcaataaataattagtaGCTTAGATTTTATGCTGCTACAGTattttcacacacacacacacacacacacacaccccttATAATATACAATCCATATTTCGAGACTTGGGCATGATTGAGTCAAGTTCATTTTTGGCTAtgcttgaaattaatttcaagccCATGAAATAGGTTTAGGCTTGGCTCAATTTAACTCAAACCAAGCTTGATTTGTGGTTATTTCTGGCCAAACTTGGGCTGCTTAGATCAACTAATGGCCCCAGAAATGAAGGAGTAACATATGCTAAATTAAGATCAGCCCTGCTTCCATCctttaaagaaattaaaaaataccaAGATTTTAACAAAATGCAAGAGCTTCTGCTAAAGTTGATCCATATAGTAGTAAACAAAGCAACAATTTTTTCACCGAATATTTTCAGCTTATAGCACTTGCAGCAAAATGGAGAATCTGAGATGCCAAGGAGATAACACTTCTAACTCATGTAGAAGTGTTCATTCCTAGTAGTCTTAGAAAACAATGCACCAATAaaacataaaacaaaaataatcaattgCATACCGTCGCTTTCAACCTTATAGCAAATGACTTGGCATCATACTGATTATTCTTCATTTCAGAAAGAAACTCACTGAAAGATTCTGGCAGCTTCAAGCCAGGTGGAATCTCCTCAGAATTTAGTTGATCAAGAATCTTGTATAAATTAACCATAAGCTTCTGCACAAGTATAATCAGGTGAGCCAAAGTAAGGTAGCAAATTTTAGTAGCACACATGCTTCTGTTTATCACAAACTAAACACTGAAAATTTGATAATTACCACTGAATCACTGCCGCCCCTAACAAGAAACCTTGGACCTAACCGTCTTCCCAAACAATCTAGAGGGGAAAAAATGAAGGTATTAAAAAGAAATGGATATGACTCACCCATAAACAAGTAGACAAGCAAATCTATTCATAAACAGCATAAACAGTCATAAAGATGATTGTGCATGAACACCTGAACCATTCTGAAGGTAGATTTTATTTCCATCCTACTAGAGCAAATTAGTGAAGAGGCCCTTAATTCCAgttgaaagagagtttctctacAGACCAGCTGAATTGGCATATGCATATACatttacatacacacacatatacacatacatatatgcataaataTGCGTAACTGAAGATACTGCAGAGGAAAGAACCAATAACTTTTCTATAAACCTTGTTGAGACTATTCTTCATGCAGAAGATTGATCCAGAATTTTCTGAAATATGGTAAATATGGTTGGTGCATGATATGAATATCCAAGAATTAGAATGTCAGGCTCAAACAACTAGCTAAAAATTGACTACCTAATCAAAGTTCAATGCCCTAATATGCAGCAAAGATTGACTTAAACAAATATTAGATGAAACATTCTGTGAAATGGAAAAGCACAAAAGTGAAACATGATACCATGATGTTGCTGGGAAAGTGGCAATGAAAGAAACCATCCAAATAAATTGGACTAATAATGAAGCTAGAATAGTTTCTCCTTAGTACTATTAATTTGGCAGCAAAAGAAAAGTTGCATGCCCGACATAGCATTCCAACCAAGCAGCACCACTCCATGAAAACATTAAGGATGAATCCATCTTGTCAAATTCAACAAAACCTAACCTATAGGTCTTATACAatgcaaataaaaaaatgataaatagaTGCTCAATAATGCCGATGAAAATGGTTGCAGCACAAACTGCAACTCAGCACCTAAAAATTCAAATAGGTCAGTAATGACCAGAAAAGGGTCCATCAAAACAGAAATACAAACAAAAAAACCacaaaaattaacatcaaaaattGTATCCAGTTCCAAAGAAAAGCAATATGGATTGGAATCAattaaaaaaggggaaaaaaaaacatAAGTAAAGATGAATATATGAATAAAAGGACAACAATTAAATAGTAATGCAGAACCTTTCATAGCATGAGTTCACAACTTCACAGTCAAATGAAAAGAAGAGATAACAGTGGGAGATATGTATATCCAAATAGGAAAAGCAATTTAACATCACCAGGGAATAGGAGAAGTGTAGTAATATATATCCAAACCAGGCAGCTAAGCAAGCATCAAAACAAAAACCATATCAAATGGCAGACAGCTCAGTTTATACCGGAAACAAGAAAAGCATCAAAAAGTTCCGAATTAACACTATTGAAATAGTTCCCAAAGAGCAGGAAAGAAGATGAAGCCAAGAGAAGGAAATGATGTACCAGCTCAATTAGTACAGCTAGGACAGGAAGTTGGGTACTCAACAAACAACATC
Coding sequences within it:
- the LOC105046632 gene encoding probable galacturonosyltransferase 14 isoform X2, encoding MVNLYKILDQLNSEEIPPGLKLPESFSEFLSEMKNNQYDAKSFAIRLKATMENMDREVKRSRLAEQLHKHFAATAIPKGLYCLSLRLTDEYSSNAHARKQLPPPEFLPLLSDNSYYHFIVATDNILAASVVVTSAVRSSLKPEKVVFHVITDKKTYPGMHSWFALNPVSPAIVEVKGVHQFDWLTRENVPVLEAIENHQGVRNHYHGKHMVASNASENPRFFASKLQARSPKYISLLNHLRIYLPELFPNLNKVVFLDDDVVIQHDLSPLWEIDLSGKVNGAVETCKGEDRWVMSKRFKTYFNFSHPLVANNLDPHECAWAYGMNIFDLNAWRKTNIRDTYHYWVKENLKSNLTLWKLGTLPPALIAFRGNVHPIDPSWHMLGLGYQEKTDLDSVSKAAVIHYNGQCKPWLEIGYKHLQPFWTKHVNYSNDFVRNCHILEPQ
- the LOC105046632 gene encoding probable galacturonosyltransferase 13 isoform X1, with the translated sequence MQIRFSPSMRSITISSSNGFLDLMKVKVAARHISYRTLFHTILILALLLPFVFILTAVVTLEGVNKCSSFNCLGRRLGPRFLVRGGSDSVKLMVNLYKILDQLNSEEIPPGLKLPESFSEFLSEMKNNQYDAKSFAIRLKATMENMDREVKRSRLAEQLHKHFAATAIPKGLYCLSLRLTDEYSSNAHARKQLPPPEFLPLLSDNSYYHFIVATDNILAASVVVTSAVRSSLKPEKVVFHVITDKKTYPGMHSWFALNPVSPAIVEVKGVHQFDWLTRENVPVLEAIENHQGVRNHYHGKHMVASNASENPRFFASKLQARSPKYISLLNHLRIYLPELFPNLNKVVFLDDDVVIQHDLSPLWEIDLSGKVNGAVETCKGEDRWVMSKRFKTYFNFSHPLVANNLDPHECAWAYGMNIFDLNAWRKTNIRDTYHYWVKENLKSNLTLWKLGTLPPALIAFRGNVHPIDPSWHMLGLGYQEKTDLDSVSKAAVIHYNGQCKPWLEIGYKHLQPFWTKHVNYSNDFVRNCHILEPQ